A single genomic interval of Mycolicibacterium sp. MU0053 harbors:
- a CDS encoding amidohydrolase family protein, translating to MSSQSTAATLYPTAGFGAPKDRRGHASGDLGLPAGTVVFSADNHISVAEDIFYDRFPEELKGAAPRIWYEDGAYMVGMKGKAWTGGDFGRVLMQYDDLAGAATNNIEARIRELKEDGIDKELAFPNAVLALFHYPDKALRERVFRIYNEHIADLQERSNGRFYGVGLINWWDPKGTRSTLEELKALGLKTFLLPLNPGKDDDGNIYDYGSLAMDAVWDEIEAAGLPVSHHIGETPPKTPCEHNSVVVGMMINVDSFREQFAKYLFSGILDRHPQLKVGWFEGGIAWVPTALQDAEHMLASYRHMFNHELQHDIRYYWNNHMSASFMVDPLGLRLIDDIGVDNVMWSSDYPHNESTFGYSEKSLATVVEAVGPDNAVKIVSTNVQKFLGLQ from the coding sequence ATGTCCAGTCAGTCCACCGCAGCCACGCTCTACCCGACTGCCGGTTTCGGAGCCCCCAAAGATCGCCGCGGCCACGCGTCCGGCGATCTCGGCCTGCCCGCGGGCACCGTGGTGTTCTCCGCCGACAACCACATCTCGGTGGCCGAGGACATCTTCTACGACCGCTTCCCCGAGGAACTCAAGGGCGCCGCGCCGCGCATCTGGTACGAGGACGGCGCCTACATGGTGGGGATGAAGGGCAAGGCCTGGACCGGCGGCGATTTCGGCCGCGTGCTGATGCAGTACGACGACCTGGCCGGTGCCGCGACCAACAACATCGAAGCGCGTATCCGGGAGCTCAAAGAGGACGGCATCGACAAGGAACTGGCCTTCCCGAACGCGGTGCTGGCCCTGTTCCACTACCCGGACAAGGCGTTGCGCGAACGGGTCTTTCGCATCTACAACGAGCACATCGCCGATCTGCAGGAGCGCTCGAACGGCCGCTTCTACGGTGTCGGGCTGATCAACTGGTGGGATCCGAAAGGCACCCGCAGCACGCTCGAAGAGCTGAAGGCGTTGGGACTCAAGACCTTTTTGCTGCCGTTGAACCCCGGTAAGGACGACGACGGCAACATCTACGATTACGGCAGCCTGGCGATGGACGCGGTCTGGGACGAGATCGAGGCCGCCGGTCTGCCGGTCAGTCACCACATCGGCGAAACGCCGCCGAAGACTCCGTGCGAACACAACAGCGTCGTGGTCGGCATGATGATCAACGTCGACTCGTTCCGCGAGCAGTTCGCCAAGTATCTGTTCTCCGGAATCCTGGACCGGCACCCGCAGCTGAAGGTCGGCTGGTTCGAGGGCGGTATCGCCTGGGTGCCGACGGCGCTGCAGGATGCCGAACACATGCTCGCGTCCTACCGGCACATGTTCAATCACGAACTCCAGCACGATATCCGGTACTACTGGAACAACCACATGAGCGCGTCGTTCATGGTCGATCCGCTCGGCCTGCGGCTGATCGACGACATCGGGGTGGACAACGTGATGTGGTCCAGCGACTACCCACACAACGAGAGCACGTTCGGCTACTCGGAGAAATCGCTGGCGACGGTGGTCGAGGCGGTCGGCCCCGACAATGCCGTAAAGATCGTCAGCACCAACGTCCAGAAGTTCCTGGGCCTGCAATGA
- a CDS encoding phosphotransferase family protein: MAHTTDIDSDVLGHWLDEQNAPGHGERPVLEVLTGGSQNLLYRVRRGDERMVLRMPGARADAARRDGLLREIRLVRALSGTDVPHARLIAADDTGAVVGKPFYVMAEIDGWSPMSGGWQPPFDTDLGARAGLAFQLVEGAARLAAVDWRAQGLEGFGRPDGFHERQVDRWLNFLSAYQVRELPGLDVAADWLRRNRPAHYTPGIMHGDYQFANVMYAHGAPARLAAIVDWEMTTIGDPLLDLGWALLGYDGENPSSDGFYLDMSGMPTRSALLEHYELISGRSTDEIQYYLVLANWKLGIMLEKTYAASLAPNSRVDPAVAAAMGTMVPQLMTTAAELARAGGGS; encoded by the coding sequence ATGGCACACACCACCGACATCGACTCCGACGTCCTGGGGCATTGGCTCGACGAGCAGAACGCGCCCGGCCACGGCGAGCGTCCGGTGCTCGAAGTGTTGACCGGCGGCTCCCAGAACCTGCTGTACCGGGTCCGCCGCGGCGACGAGCGCATGGTGTTGCGGATGCCAGGCGCGCGCGCCGACGCAGCCCGCCGGGACGGGTTGCTCCGCGAGATCCGGCTAGTTCGCGCGCTGTCGGGCACCGACGTCCCCCACGCACGGCTCATCGCCGCCGACGACACCGGCGCCGTGGTGGGCAAGCCGTTCTACGTGATGGCCGAGATCGACGGCTGGAGTCCGATGAGCGGAGGCTGGCAACCGCCGTTCGACACCGATCTCGGCGCCCGCGCCGGACTGGCGTTCCAACTCGTCGAGGGCGCGGCCAGGCTCGCCGCCGTCGATTGGCGAGCACAGGGCCTCGAGGGGTTCGGTCGGCCCGACGGGTTCCACGAACGTCAGGTCGACCGCTGGCTGAATTTCCTGTCCGCATACCAGGTCCGCGAACTGCCCGGCCTGGACGTCGCCGCGGACTGGCTCCGGCGCAACCGGCCGGCGCACTACACGCCGGGCATCATGCACGGCGACTATCAGTTCGCCAACGTGATGTACGCCCACGGCGCACCCGCGCGCCTCGCCGCGATCGTCGACTGGGAGATGACCACCATCGGTGACCCCCTGCTGGACCTGGGTTGGGCGCTGCTCGGCTACGACGGCGAGAATCCCAGCAGCGACGGCTTTTACCTGGACATGTCCGGAATGCCGACCCGCAGCGCCCTGCTGGAGCATTACGAGTTGATCAGCGGCCGCAGCACCGACGAAATCCAGTACTACCTGGTGCTGGCCAACTGGAAGCTGGGGATCATGCTCGAGAAGACGTATGCGGCATCGCTGGCCCCCAACAGCCGCGTCGACCCCGCGGTCGCCGCCGCGATGGGAACGATGGTCCCGCAGTTGATGACCACCGCGGCCGAGCTGGCCCGCGCGGGCGGAGGTTCCTGA
- a CDS encoding M24 family metallopeptidase yields MTTSTHSGVTSIIRNGLSHFEIPDVPDLTRMRREISARLRAAMGEHGVDALILLGNGNVVYATGASWPLLDAGLSHVERPVAVVLVDDEYPHLFMPVREGAPLETDLPEDHLHPAVYLEFEEGVAHFGRSLTELIRLGATVAVDELTGAMRRAGAALFPGGPPVDAAPVVGTAKLVKTPDQIACVRRACRITEDAMIDVQRSLVPGVRQIDLSAQFVRRAFELGATANMLEAIWQVMPTSKAAGTWTTHGDLALPLLTTERELDRGDVLWTDVSITYNGYCSDWGRTWVVGQDPTARQHAQFHQWRDLLEAVLSVTKAGATAGDLARAAIAANGGQKPWLPHFYLGHGIGSNAAEMPMIGTDLGAEFDDNFVFPAGMLLVLEPVVWEDGTGGYRSEEIVVITEDGWMPLTDYPYDPYR; encoded by the coding sequence ATGACCACGTCGACGCACTCGGGCGTGACCTCGATCATCCGGAACGGATTGAGTCACTTCGAAATTCCCGATGTGCCCGACCTGACCCGGATGCGCCGCGAGATCAGCGCCCGGCTGCGCGCCGCGATGGGCGAGCACGGCGTCGACGCGCTGATCCTGCTGGGCAACGGCAACGTCGTGTACGCGACCGGCGCCAGCTGGCCGCTGCTCGATGCCGGGCTGTCCCATGTCGAGCGGCCGGTGGCCGTCGTGCTCGTCGACGACGAGTATCCGCACCTGTTCATGCCGGTGCGCGAGGGTGCGCCGTTGGAGACCGATCTGCCCGAGGACCATCTGCACCCGGCGGTCTACCTCGAGTTCGAAGAGGGAGTAGCGCATTTCGGCCGGTCGCTGACCGAGCTTATCAGGCTCGGCGCCACGGTCGCCGTCGACGAGTTGACCGGCGCCATGCGCCGCGCCGGGGCCGCGCTGTTCCCGGGTGGCCCGCCCGTGGATGCCGCGCCGGTGGTCGGTACCGCCAAGTTGGTGAAGACGCCCGACCAGATCGCGTGCGTGCGGCGCGCCTGCCGGATCACCGAAGATGCGATGATCGACGTGCAGAGGTCGCTGGTGCCGGGGGTGCGCCAGATCGACCTGTCCGCGCAGTTCGTGCGCCGCGCCTTCGAACTGGGCGCCACCGCCAACATGCTCGAGGCCATCTGGCAGGTCATGCCCACCAGCAAGGCGGCCGGCACCTGGACCACCCACGGTGATCTGGCGCTGCCGCTGCTGACCACCGAACGCGAACTGGACCGGGGCGACGTGCTGTGGACCGACGTGTCGATCACCTACAACGGCTACTGCTCGGACTGGGGTCGCACCTGGGTGGTGGGGCAGGACCCCACCGCACGCCAGCACGCCCAGTTCCACCAGTGGCGGGATCTTCTCGAGGCCGTGCTGTCGGTGACCAAGGCCGGCGCCACCGCCGGTGACCTGGCGCGCGCGGCAATCGCCGCCAACGGCGGCCAGAAGCCATGGCTACCGCACTTCTACCTGGGACACGGCATCGGGTCGAATGCGGCCGAAATGCCGATGATCGGAACCGATCTGGGCGCTGAGTTCGACGACAACTTCGTTTTCCCGGCCGGCATGCTGCTGGTGCTGGAACCGGTGGTGTGGGAAGACGGCACGGGCGGCTATCGAAGCGAGGAGATCGTGGTCATCACCGAGGACGGTTGGATGCCGTTGACCGACTACCCGTACGACCCCTACCGGTGA
- a CDS encoding SDR family NAD(P)-dependent oxidoreductase has product MGYAEQLFDLTDRVVLITGGSRGLGREMAFAAARCGADVVIASRKIDACQATAAEIEAETGRAALPYAVHVGRWDELDGLVDAAYQRFGKVDVLVNNAGMSPVYEKQTDVTEKLFDAVVNLNLKGPFRLSALIGEQMVAAGGGVIINVSTHGSLRPHPSFIPYAASKAGLNAMTEGLAQAFGPTVRVNTLMPGPFLTDISKAWNFEGTQNPFGAAALQRAGNPDEIIGAALFLMSDASSFTTGSILRADGGIP; this is encoded by the coding sequence ATGGGCTACGCGGAACAGCTTTTCGACTTGACCGACCGGGTGGTGTTGATCACCGGCGGCAGCCGCGGATTGGGTCGCGAGATGGCGTTTGCCGCGGCACGCTGCGGTGCCGATGTGGTGATCGCCAGTCGCAAGATCGACGCCTGCCAGGCCACCGCCGCCGAGATCGAGGCCGAGACCGGCCGCGCCGCACTGCCCTACGCGGTCCACGTCGGACGCTGGGACGAACTCGACGGCTTGGTCGACGCCGCCTACCAGCGGTTCGGCAAGGTCGACGTCCTGGTGAACAATGCCGGCATGTCTCCGGTCTACGAGAAGCAGACCGACGTCACCGAGAAGCTGTTCGACGCCGTGGTGAACCTCAACCTCAAAGGGCCGTTTCGGCTTTCGGCGCTGATCGGCGAGCAGATGGTGGCCGCCGGCGGCGGGGTGATCATCAACGTCAGCACCCACGGTTCGCTGCGTCCGCACCCCAGCTTCATTCCGTACGCGGCCTCCAAGGCCGGACTCAACGCGATGACCGAGGGCCTCGCGCAGGCGTTCGGACCGACGGTGCGGGTGAACACCCTGATGCCGGGTCCGTTCCTGACCGATATCAGCAAGGCCTGGAACTTCGAGGGCACCCAGAACCCGTTCGGTGCCGCGGCCCTGCAGCGGGCCGGCAATCCGGACGAGATCATCGGCGCCGCCCTGTTTCTGATGTCGGACGCCTCGAGTTTCACCACCGGTTCAATCCTGCGGGCCGACGGCGGGATTCCCTGA